One genomic window of Punica granatum isolate Tunisia-2019 chromosome 1, ASM765513v2, whole genome shotgun sequence includes the following:
- the LOC116215147 gene encoding uncharacterized protein LOC116215147 isoform X3: MAFNREMDAQSLSNERSAMSPSEALEWDSLQQMPLAGKNISQWMDELDVIAKEVEAELISRDIGCHLVEVIEAINLVLFGFRGFKRTSVLVDSKCSYLHTVLSSRSGSAILLSIIYIEVCRRLGLNIVGSRVGEDFLIWPQTGNPEELFKVTSGHSLFAIVNGRCVEDPKSRASDLTSNSLLGLEIASNRDIIGIALANLIRLHWKRASRLTRGLMLTSPLRNAQIDTSNAPLLRPQDLRLAIMASERLLILQPHNWALRRDHGMMLYFNREYGEAVQELSICMAFAPEEEAEILEPFVEKLHLLRRESSWKSFGYSDQLTVP, from the exons ATGGCCTTCAATCGAGAGATGGATGCTCAGTCCCTTTCGAATGAGAGATCTGCTATGTCCCCATCAGAGGCTCTAGAGTGGGATAGTTTACAGCAGATGCCTTTGGCAGGAAAAAATATAAGCCAGTGGATGGATGAGCTTGACGTGATTGCTAAAGAAGTGGAGGCAGAACTCATTTCTAGAGACATAGGATGCCACTTGGTCGAGGTCATAGAGGCAATTAATCTCGTCCTGTTCGGGTTTAGAGGCTTCAAGAGAACCTCTGTACTTGTGGACTCCAAGTGCTCTTACTTGCATACTGTGCTGAGCTCTAGAAGTGGCAGCG CGATTTTGCTTAGCATAATCTACATAGAGGTATGTCGGAGACTCGGTCTGAACATTGTGGGATCTCGTGTTGGGGAAGATTTTTTGATATGGCCCCAGACAGGGAACCCAGAG GAACTGTTCAAGGTTACTTCGGGACACAGCCTGTTTGCTATTGTCAATGGAAGGTGCGTAGAGGATCCAAAATCGAGGGCCTCAGACTTAACTAGCAATTCTCTTCTGGGTCTTGAGATAGCTTCGAACAGGGATATTATCGGGATCGCTCTTGCCAACTTGATT AGGCTACACTGGAAGCGTGCATCGAGGCTGACTCGTGGGCTGATGTTGACTTCCCCACTAAGGAATGCTCAGATTGATACCTCGAATGCTCCATTGTTGAGGCCCCAGGATCTTAG GTTGGCTATCATGGCGTCAGAGAGATTACTGATTCTGCAGCCCCATAACTGGGCTCTGAGGAGAGACCACGGGATGATGCTATACTTCAACAG GGAATACGGGGAGGCGGTCCAAGAGCTAAGCATCTGCATGGCCTTTGCCCCTGAAGAGGAGGCTGAGATTCTGGAACCTTTTGTTGAGAAATTGCATCTGCTTCGTCGCGAATCATCGTGGAAGTCCTTTGGGTACTCCGATCAGCTGACCGTACCTTAG
- the LOC116192716 gene encoding probable apyrase 7, translating to MVFGKIAGIFSAFRGSFWSPNASSARYMPTSVVSPQAGSAVYASGFSNSGQKNNLRLSSSLQDLSTYHGLFSEDGDLNGIHSKPPHPLLRENAVSSFSKEKSLTGGVPISRRKWTRAILFLLCLMLFALFIYAVSMYIYTNWSREASKFYVVLDCGSTGTRAYVYQASLSYKRDGSLPIVLKSFNEGIRKKPKSQIGRAYDRMETEPGFDKLVHNFSGLKDAINPLIQWAEKQIPQHSHKSTSLFLYATAGVRRLPPIDSKWLLDKAWTILRRSPFLCERKWVKIISGTEEAYYGWAALNYHTGMLGGMPKKETFGALDLGGSSLQVTFENRENVHDQSTLNIRIGTANHHLNAYSLAGYGLNDAFDKSVTRIFKSLPEGTKVDSVNGNLELKHPCLQSGYKERYICSQCASNFNEGGSPVVGGRIGKGGKPGISLRLIGAPNWVECDALAKVAVNLSEWSNLSPGFDCDLQPCALREDLPRPYGKFYAMSGFFVVYRFFNLTKDATLDDVLEKGREFCEKTWETAKRSVPPQPFIEQYCFRAPYIAFLLREGLHITDKQITIDSGSITWTLGVALLEAGKAFPLQARLQSYEILRLKINPILLITILFMSLLILICALSWVCNWMPRFFRRPYLPLFRHNSASAASVLNVPSPFRFQRWSPINSGDQRVKTPLSPTIAGSQQGPFGIGHGLGGSSIQLTDTSSFYPSASGVSHSFSSGSLGQMHFDGTGTGSFWSPHRSQMRLQSRRSQSREDLNSSLAEAHTVKV from the exons atggtgtTTGGTAAAATCGCAGGTATTTTCTCAGCATTTAGGGGCAGTTTTTGGAGCCCGAATGCCTCTTCTGCTCGGTACATGCCGACTTCTGTAGTGTCACCGCAGGCAGGTTCAGCTGTCTATGCATCTGGTTTCTCCAACTCTGGGCAAAAGAACAATTTACGGCTCTCCTCATCTTTACAAGATTTGTCGACGTACCATGGCCTTTTTTCAGAGGATGGTGATCTCAATGGAATACATTCGAAGCCTCCCCATCCCTTGCTCAGAGAGAATGCCGTGTCTAGCTTCTCTAAGGAAAAATCCTTAACAGGGGGTGTCCCGATTTCGCGGAGGAAGTGGACACGGGCGATCTTGTTTCTCTTATGCCTGATGTTGTTTGCCTTGTTTATATACGCGGTttccatgtatatatacaccaaCTGGTCCAGGGAAGCTTCAAAATTTTATGTCGTACTGGACTGCGGGAGCACAGGAACTAGAGCATATGTATATCAGGCATCCCTTAGTTACAAAAGGGATGGGAGCCTTCCTATAGTTCTCAAGTCTTTTAATGAAGGGATCCGCAAGAAACCCAAGTCCCAGATTGGACGTGCCTATGACCGAATGGAAACAGAACCTGGGTTTGATAAGTTGGTGCATAATTTTTCCGGATTGAAAGATGCAATTAACCCACTCATTCAGTGGGCAGAGAAGCAAATTCCTCAGCACTCACACAAGTCTACTTCTCTCTTCCTGTACGCAACAGCCGGAGTCCGCAGGCTACCTCCTATTGATTCTAAATGGCTTCTCGACAAAGCTTGGACTATATTGAGGAGATCACCTTTTTTGTGTGAGCGAAAATGGGTAAAGATTATATCTGGCACTGAGGAGGCTTATTACGGGTGGGCAGCTCTAAATTACCACACTGGTATGTTGGGAGGTATGCCAAAGAAGGAGACATTTGGTGCCCTTGATCTCGGTGGTTCCTCATTGCAGGTTACCTTTGAGAACAGAGAGAATGTGCATGACCAATCTACCTTGAATATCAGAATTGGCACAGCCAATCATCACCTCAATGCCTATTCTCTCGCTGGCTATGGCCTGAATGATGCTTTTGACAAGTCTGTCACACGGATTTTCAAGAGTCTTCCAGAAGGCACAAAAGTGGATTCAGTTAATGGGAACTTAGAACTTAAGCATCCTTGTCTGCAATCTGGGTACAAAGAGCGGTATATTTGCTCCCAGTGTGCTTCTAATTTCAACGAAGGTGGGAGCCCTGTTGTTGGGGGCAGGATTGGCAAAGGAGGTAAACCGGGAATCTCTCTGCGACTCATTGGGGCTCCAAATTGGGTGGAATGCGATGCACTTGCAAAAGTTGCTGTTAACCTCTCTGAGTGGTCAAATCTAAGCCCTGGTTTTGATTGTGATTTACAGCCTTGTGCCCTACGGGAAGATCTACCTCGCCCCTATGGCAAATTTTATGCTATGTCCGGCTTTTTTGTTGTGTATCGGTTTTTCAACCTGACTAAAGATGCCACACTTGATGATGTACTGGAAAAGGGAAGAGAGTTCTGTGAAAAAACTTGGGAAACTGCAAAAAGAAGCGTTCCTCCACAACCCTTCATTGAACAGTACTGCTTCAGGGCACCCTATATAGCTTTTTTGTTGAGGGAGGGTTTGCATATTACAGATAAACAAATCACTATTGATTCTGGAAGTATCACATGGACACTTGGAGTTGCGCTCCTGGAAGCGGGAAAGGCATTTCCTTTACAAGCACGACTACAAAGTTACGAAATACTCCGACTGAAAATTAATCCAATACTTCTGATCACAATTTTGTTTATGTCGTTGTTGATTCTGATTTGTGCGCTATCATGGGTTTGCAATTGGATGCCAAGATTTTTCCGTAGACCATACCTTCCACTCTTCAGGCATAACAGTGCCTCCGCTGCTTCTGTTCTTAATGTCCCTTCTCCTTTTCGTTTCCAGCGGTGGAGTCCCATCAACTCAG GGGATCAACGAGTTAAGACTCCTCTGAGTCCAACGATTGCGGGTTCTCAACAAGGGCCGTTCGGGATAGGTCACGGGCTTGGTGGCAGCAGCATCCAACTAACTGATACTTCTTCCTTTTATCCATCAGCCAGCGGAGTTTCCCACAGTTTTTCCTCGGGTAGCTTGGGGCAGATGCATTTTGATGGTACTGGGACGGGTTCCTTCTGGTCTCCTCACAGGAGTCAGATGCGTCTACAAAGCAGGAGATCGCAATCTCGTGAAGACCTCAATTCTTCTCTCGCAGAGGCACACACGGTCAAAGTTTAG
- the LOC116215147 gene encoding uncharacterized protein LOC116215147 isoform X2, with product MKKDSSRSKIYQEVLEAAREKFTREISFQSKDKDISLAKVLLYVAAEDEALMAFNREMDAQSLSNERSAMSPSEALEWDSLQQMPLAGKNISQWMDELDVIAKEVEAELISRDIGCHLVEVIEAINLVLFGFRGFKRTSVLVDSKCSYLHTVLSSRSGSAILLSIIYIEVCRRLGLNIVGSRVGEDFLIWPQTGNPEELFKVTSGHSLFAIVNGRCVEDPKSRASDLTSNSLLGLEIASNRDIIGIALANLIRLHWKRASRLTRGLMLTSPLRNAQIDTSNAPLLRPQDLRLAIMASERLLILQPHNWALRRDHGMMLYFNREYGEAVQELSICMAFAPEEEAEILEPFVEKLHLLRRESSWKSFGYSDQLTVP from the exons ATGAAGAAGGACTCGTCCCGTTCCAAAATCTACCAGGAG GTCCTTGAGGCTGCCCGAGAAAAGTTCACTCGAGAGATCTCCTTTCAGTCCAAGGACAAAGACATCTCTCTTGCAAAG GTTCTGCTGTATGTGGCTGCTGAAGATGAGGCACTGATGGCCTTCAATCGAGAGATGGATGCTCAGTCCCTTTCGAATGAGAGATCTGCTATGTCCCCATCAGAGGCTCTAGAGTGGGATAGTTTACAGCAGATGCCTTTGGCAGGAAAAAATATAAGCCAGTGGATGGATGAGCTTGACGTGATTGCTAAAGAAGTGGAGGCAGAACTCATTTCTAGAGACATAGGATGCCACTTGGTCGAGGTCATAGAGGCAATTAATCTCGTCCTGTTCGGGTTTAGAGGCTTCAAGAGAACCTCTGTACTTGTGGACTCCAAGTGCTCTTACTTGCATACTGTGCTGAGCTCTAGAAGTGGCAGCG CGATTTTGCTTAGCATAATCTACATAGAGGTATGTCGGAGACTCGGTCTGAACATTGTGGGATCTCGTGTTGGGGAAGATTTTTTGATATGGCCCCAGACAGGGAACCCAGAG GAACTGTTCAAGGTTACTTCGGGACACAGCCTGTTTGCTATTGTCAATGGAAGGTGCGTAGAGGATCCAAAATCGAGGGCCTCAGACTTAACTAGCAATTCTCTTCTGGGTCTTGAGATAGCTTCGAACAGGGATATTATCGGGATCGCTCTTGCCAACTTGATT AGGCTACACTGGAAGCGTGCATCGAGGCTGACTCGTGGGCTGATGTTGACTTCCCCACTAAGGAATGCTCAGATTGATACCTCGAATGCTCCATTGTTGAGGCCCCAGGATCTTAG GTTGGCTATCATGGCGTCAGAGAGATTACTGATTCTGCAGCCCCATAACTGGGCTCTGAGGAGAGACCACGGGATGATGCTATACTTCAACAG GGAATACGGGGAGGCGGTCCAAGAGCTAAGCATCTGCATGGCCTTTGCCCCTGAAGAGGAGGCTGAGATTCTGGAACCTTTTGTTGAGAAATTGCATCTGCTTCGTCGCGAATCATCGTGGAAGTCCTTTGGGTACTCCGATCAGCTGACCGTACCTTAG
- the LOC116207460 gene encoding pentatricopeptide repeat-containing protein At1g31790, producing MNTMISPPPLPKAVPAPAASLQSHHHALNLTSHHNLLLLPPPAKPSSPRRPEEPSRSPLRVLETPSRPIKKEGPRPTRKSSTTDVLRLMDALALPVPPETYLSLVKECTLSGDSDEALELHRHLKRSGHRPSLGLLNRVLLMHVSCGCVRAARQLFDEMFQRDFLSWAVMFAAFMEQGDYEEAMRMFLGIRDRFGPSEVPSWMVSCVLTACVCSMNVELGKQVHGWVLKTGNSKDKPIQSCLMNFYGKFGNGNSAITLFNGLPHPDFEKMDRTGMRNRCRIISRALKASGGINDGGHCGKQIHANAIKVGVKNHGLVQCGLVYMYARHGLLINARRVYDEMATNKRRYAVCSNSLIKGYLRHGYSVEAIKLLYEMTAEGIRCPEALLDKVRVLSGS from the coding sequence ATGAATACTATGATATCACCACCGCCTTTACCCAAAGCAGTACCAGCTCCGGCAGCTTCTCTTCAATCCCATCATCATGCTCTGAACCTCACTAGTCATCACAATCTTCTCCTACTTCCTCCTCCTGCGAAGCCCTCTTCTCCGAGGCGACCCGAAGAACCTTCCCGCAGTCCCCTCCGAGTCCTCGAAACTCCGTCTCGACCCATCAAGAAGGAGGGACCAAGACCCACAAGGAAGAGCTCCACTACGGATGTACTGCGCTTGATGGACGCGCTCGCCCTCCCTGTGCCGCCGGAGACTTACCTGTCACTTGTCAAGGAGTGCACTCTATCTGGGGACTCTGACGAAGCCCTAGAGCTGCACAGGCACCTCAAGCGCAGCGGTCATAGACCTAGCCTGGGCTTGCTCAACAGGGTCCTGCTAATGCACGTCTCCTGCGGGTGCGTGAGAGCTGCCCGTCAACTGTTTGACGAAATGTTCCAGAGGGACTTTCTCTCTTGGGCAGTCATGTTCGCTGCGTTCATGGAGCAGGGGGACTATGAGGAAGCCATGAGGATGTTTTTGGGAATTCGGGACAGATTTGGGCCGTCTGAGGTGCCCTCATGGATGGTGTCTTGCGTTCTCACGGCCTGCGTGTGCTCCATGAATGTTGAGCTGGGGAAGCAAGTCCATGGATGGGTGCTGAAGACTGGTAATTCCAAAGATAAGCCCATCCAGAGCTGTTTGATGAACTTCTATGGAAAATTTGGAAACGGGAACTCAGCAATTACCTTGTTCAATGGATTGCCACATCCTGATTTCGAGAAGATGGACAGGACCGGAATGAGGAATAGGTGCCGTATAATTTCAAGGGCATTGAAGGCATCCGGAGGTATAAATGATGGAGGGCATTGTGGAAAGCAGATTCATGCTAATGCCATTAAGGTCGGGGTCAAAAATCACGGGCTCGTGCAGTGTGGGTTAGTTTATATGTATGCAAGACACGGGTTATTGATAAATGCCAGGAGAGTCTATGATGAGATGGCTACTAACAAGAGGCGGTATGCTGTGTGCTCGAATTCCCTGATTAAGGGATATCTGCGTCATGGATATTCTGTTGAAGCCATTAAGCTTCTGTATGAGATGACGGCAGAAGGGATCCGTTGCCCTGAAGCTCTCCTTGATAAGGTTCGGGTGTTGTCAGGAAGTTGA
- the LOC116192718 gene encoding protein root UVB sensitive 1, chloroplastic translates to MALSFLRPTPSPATPLMKVNVSPARPLASLSTQKLPFSLTLFKFPPCPSTDRRCLRLRRSPEQLGALSHESLTDAGNGSGKSSSNNDSNGGGSNNFWGWWRWHNDGGDGDGSGSGSLWAINSVLILFICSRAALALSSPDEENDAVWEVRGGKWIKLVPNNDTFIVAGAGDRGSGDDASLYVGGGVISTVWVRCRELFVQLMLPEGFPDSVTSDYLDYSLWRGVQGIAAQVSGVLATQALLYAVGLGKGAIPTAAVVNWVLKDGIGYVSKICLSKFGRHFDVHPRGWRLFADLLENAAFGMEMLTPAFPHLFVFIGAVAGAGRSAAGLIQAATRSCFYAGFAAQRNFAEVIAKGEAQGMVSRSIGIVLGIGLANCIGTSTSLSLVSFIVVTSVHMFCNLKSYQSIQLRTLNPYRGSLVFSEYLLSGQAPSVKEVNDEEPLFPAVPILNGICGQNTRNSALSSEAKDAAAEIEQRLQLGSKLSNVIHNKEDAFALFDLFQDEGYILAEHQGKYCVVLKEDSSPQDMLKLLFHVNYLYWLERNAGIIATGLARDCKVGGRLRMSLEYVQREFKHAKDDAESAGWVTDGLIARPLPNRIRWVHVPSSVTVT, encoded by the exons ATGGCCTTATCATTCCTCCGGCCGACGCCATCGCCGGCGACTCCTCTCATGAAGGTCAATGTCTCCCCGGCAAGGCCTCTTGCTTCCCTTTCAACCCAAAAGTTGCCATTCTCATTAACGCTCTTCAAATTCCCGCCCTGCCCCTCCACCGACCGGCGGTGCCTCCGGCTCAGGCGATCACCAGAGCAGCTCGGCGCTCTCTCCCATGAATCTTTAACCGATGCCGGAAATGGAAGCGGCAAGAGCAGCAGCAACAACGACAGTAACGGCGGCGGTTCAAACAATTTCTGGGGGTGGTGGCGGTGGCACAATGACGGCGGCGACGGTGATGGCAGTGGCAGCGGCTCTTTATGGGCGATCAATTCCGTCCTCATCCTCTTCATCTGCTCACGTGCTGCTCTAGCCCTGTCCTCACCGGACGAGGAGAACGACGCAGTCTGGGAGGTCCGGGGAGGGAAATGGATCAAGTTGGTCCCTAACAATGACACCTTCATTGTTGCCGGAGCAGGCGACCGAGGCTCTGGGGACGACGCGTCGTTATACGTTGGTGGGGGTGTCATCTCCACTGTGTGGGTTCGCTGCAGGGAGCTGTTCGTCCAGTTAATGCTCCCTGAAGGGTTCCCCGACAGCGTCACCAGTGATTACTTGGATTACTCTCTTTGGAGAGGTGTGCAGGGAATCGCCGCCCAGGTTAGCGGCGTCCTCGCCACTCAG GCATTGCTCTATGCTGTTGGATTGGGAAAAGGAGCTATCCCTACAGCAGCTGTTGTGAATTGGGTACTTAAGGATGGGATCGGATATGTCAGCAAAATATGCCTCTCAAAATTTGGGCGGCACTTTGATGTCCATCCTAGAGGGTGGAGGCTTTTCGCTGATCTGTTGGAAAATGCTGCCTTTGGGATGGAGATGCTGACTCCTGCGTTTCCCCACCTTTTTGTTTTCATTGGTGCTGTTGCTGGAGCAGGACGATCTGCAGCTGGTCTAATTCAG GCAGCTACAAGGAGCTGTTTCTACGCTGGTTTTGCCGCTCAGAGGAATTTTGCTGAG GTAATTGCGAAGGGTGAAGCTCAAGGAATGGTGAGCAGATCGATTGGTATCGTGCTCGGTATAGGATTAGCCAACTGCATAGGCACTTCTACATCCCTTTCGCTTGTTTCTTTTATTGTGGTAACTTCGGTCCACATGTTCTGCAATCTCAAGTCGTATCAATCAATTCAGCTGAGGACTTTAAACCCTTATCGAGGAA GTTTGGTTTTCAGTGAATATCTCCTGAGCGGTCAAGCACCTTCTGTGAAGGAGGTCAATGATGAAGAGCCACTCTTCCCAGCTGTACCAATCCTTAATGGAATATGTGGTCAAAAT ACACGAAATAGTGCATTGTCTTCAGAAGCAAAAGACGCAGCCGCTGAAATTGAACAGCGGCTACAACTGGGATCAAAGCTCAGTAACGTTATTCACAATAAGGAGGATGCGTTTGCACTGTTTGACTTGTTTCAAGATGAAGGTTACATTTTGGCCGAACACCAGGGAAAGTATTGT GTTGTGCTGAAAGAAGATTCATCACCGCAAGACATGCTCAAGTTGCTGTTCCATGTGAACTATCTCTACTGGCTTGAGAGAAATGCGGGAATAATAGCAACAGGCCTAGCTAGGGACTGCAAAGTGGGTGGAAGGTTAAGGATGTCGCTGGAGTATGTGCAGAGGGAATTCAAGCACGCAAAGGACGATGCTGAGTCAGCAGGTTGGGTGACTGATGGGCTTATTGCGAGGCCATTGCCGAATAGGATCCGTTGGGTTCATGTGCCCTCCTCGGTGACTGTGACGTAA
- the LOC116215147 gene encoding uncharacterized protein LOC116215147 isoform X1, whose amino-acid sequence MLGLLCLFSPAVATAEPLSMVSPTILAGHGDHRPVRCDRCLPRCWNGNEEKKGNGLRRRSLCFTRHAQVTASASPRSSNQVMKKDSSRSKIYQEVLEAAREKFTREISFQSKDKDISLAKVLLYVAAEDEALMAFNREMDAQSLSNERSAMSPSEALEWDSLQQMPLAGKNISQWMDELDVIAKEVEAELISRDIGCHLVEVIEAINLVLFGFRGFKRTSVLVDSKCSYLHTVLSSRSGSAILLSIIYIEVCRRLGLNIVGSRVGEDFLIWPQTGNPEELFKVTSGHSLFAIVNGRCVEDPKSRASDLTSNSLLGLEIASNRDIIGIALANLIRLHWKRASRLTRGLMLTSPLRNAQIDTSNAPLLRPQDLRLAIMASERLLILQPHNWALRRDHGMMLYFNREYGEAVQELSICMAFAPEEEAEILEPFVEKLHLLRRESSWKSFGYSDQLTVP is encoded by the exons ATGTTGGGCCTACTTTGCTTGTTCTCTCCGGCGGTCGCCACAGCCGAGCCACTGAGCATGGTTTCTCCGACGATCTTAGCCGGTCACGGTGACCACCGACCCGTCAG gtGTGATCGTTGTCTACCTCGGTGTTGGAACGGGAAtgaggagaagaaggggaatGGATTAAGGAGGAGAAGCCTCTGTTTCACTCGACATGCTCAGGTTACCGCTTCAGCTTCTCCTCGTTCTAGCAACCAAGTGATGAAGAAGGACTCGTCCCGTTCCAAAATCTACCAGGAG GTCCTTGAGGCTGCCCGAGAAAAGTTCACTCGAGAGATCTCCTTTCAGTCCAAGGACAAAGACATCTCTCTTGCAAAG GTTCTGCTGTATGTGGCTGCTGAAGATGAGGCACTGATGGCCTTCAATCGAGAGATGGATGCTCAGTCCCTTTCGAATGAGAGATCTGCTATGTCCCCATCAGAGGCTCTAGAGTGGGATAGTTTACAGCAGATGCCTTTGGCAGGAAAAAATATAAGCCAGTGGATGGATGAGCTTGACGTGATTGCTAAAGAAGTGGAGGCAGAACTCATTTCTAGAGACATAGGATGCCACTTGGTCGAGGTCATAGAGGCAATTAATCTCGTCCTGTTCGGGTTTAGAGGCTTCAAGAGAACCTCTGTACTTGTGGACTCCAAGTGCTCTTACTTGCATACTGTGCTGAGCTCTAGAAGTGGCAGCG CGATTTTGCTTAGCATAATCTACATAGAGGTATGTCGGAGACTCGGTCTGAACATTGTGGGATCTCGTGTTGGGGAAGATTTTTTGATATGGCCCCAGACAGGGAACCCAGAG GAACTGTTCAAGGTTACTTCGGGACACAGCCTGTTTGCTATTGTCAATGGAAGGTGCGTAGAGGATCCAAAATCGAGGGCCTCAGACTTAACTAGCAATTCTCTTCTGGGTCTTGAGATAGCTTCGAACAGGGATATTATCGGGATCGCTCTTGCCAACTTGATT AGGCTACACTGGAAGCGTGCATCGAGGCTGACTCGTGGGCTGATGTTGACTTCCCCACTAAGGAATGCTCAGATTGATACCTCGAATGCTCCATTGTTGAGGCCCCAGGATCTTAG GTTGGCTATCATGGCGTCAGAGAGATTACTGATTCTGCAGCCCCATAACTGGGCTCTGAGGAGAGACCACGGGATGATGCTATACTTCAACAG GGAATACGGGGAGGCGGTCCAAGAGCTAAGCATCTGCATGGCCTTTGCCCCTGAAGAGGAGGCTGAGATTCTGGAACCTTTTGTTGAGAAATTGCATCTGCTTCGTCGCGAATCATCGTGGAAGTCCTTTGGGTACTCCGATCAGCTGACCGTACCTTAG